Proteins encoded together in one Halalkaliarchaeum sp. AArc-CO window:
- a CDS encoding CDC48 family AAA ATPase encodes MKLTVKPLKQKDAGRRLAAIDRVAAEEMGLSGGDFIRIESHEGTAVARVWPGYPEDDGTGIVRIDGQLRQEANVGIDDRVTVEKADVEPAERVTIALPQRLGIRGNLESLIRRELGGRPVTKGQSVQLPLGFGFIGGQSQAIPLKIASTTPSGTVVVTDSTEVEISQRPAEEIREAGPEDAADAPDVTYEDIGGLDEELEQVREMIELPMRHPELFKRLGIEPPKGVLLHGPPGTGKTLIAKAVANEIDASFHTVSGPEIMSKYYGESEEQLREVFEEATEEAPAIIFMDELDSIAAKREEASGDVERRVVAQLLSLMDGLEERGQVVVIGATNRVDAIDPALRRGGRFDREIEIGVPDRDGRKEILQVHTRNMPLADSVDLDEYAENTHGFVGADLESLAKEAAMTALRRIRPQLDLESEEIDAEVLESIQVRKSDFKESLKGIEPSALREVFVEVPDVTWEDVGGLADTKERLRETIQWPLEYPEVFEELDIQSAKGVLMYGPPGTGKTLLAKAVANEAESNFISIKGPELLNKFVGESEKGVREVFSKARENAPTIVFFDEIDSIASERGSHTGDSGVSERVVSQLLTELDGLEALEDVVVIATTNRPDLIDSALLRPGRLDRHVHVPVPDEEARRAIIEVHTREKPLADDVDLDSLARRTEGYVGADLEAVCREAAMAASREFVHSVSPEEVGESVGNVRITADHFEQALDEVNPSVTPETRERYEEIERQFKKSDVERDDAELGRTFQ; translated from the coding sequence ATGAAGCTCACAGTCAAACCACTCAAACAGAAAGACGCCGGGCGTCGCCTCGCGGCGATCGATCGGGTCGCCGCCGAGGAGATGGGGCTTTCGGGCGGAGACTTCATCCGCATCGAGAGCCACGAGGGCACCGCCGTCGCGCGGGTGTGGCCCGGCTACCCGGAGGACGACGGTACGGGCATCGTCCGGATCGACGGCCAGCTTCGACAGGAGGCCAACGTCGGGATCGACGACCGCGTGACCGTCGAGAAGGCCGACGTCGAACCGGCCGAGCGCGTCACGATCGCGTTGCCCCAGCGGCTCGGCATCCGCGGCAACCTCGAGTCGCTCATCCGTCGCGAGCTCGGCGGCCGGCCCGTGACGAAAGGACAGAGCGTCCAGCTCCCGCTCGGGTTCGGCTTCATAGGCGGCCAGTCGCAGGCGATCCCGCTGAAGATCGCCTCGACGACGCCGTCGGGCACGGTCGTGGTTACAGACTCGACGGAGGTCGAGATCAGCCAACGTCCCGCAGAGGAGATCCGGGAGGCCGGACCGGAGGACGCCGCGGACGCGCCCGACGTCACCTACGAGGACATCGGGGGGCTCGACGAGGAGCTCGAGCAGGTCCGAGAGATGATCGAGCTGCCGATGCGGCACCCCGAGCTGTTCAAGCGGCTCGGCATCGAGCCACCAAAGGGCGTCCTCCTGCACGGCCCGCCCGGGACCGGAAAGACGCTGATCGCGAAGGCGGTCGCAAACGAGATCGACGCCTCCTTCCACACAGTTTCCGGCCCGGAGATCATGTCGAAGTACTACGGCGAGAGCGAAGAGCAGCTCCGGGAGGTGTTCGAGGAGGCCACAGAGGAGGCGCCCGCGATCATCTTCATGGACGAGCTCGACTCCATCGCCGCAAAGCGCGAGGAGGCCTCCGGTGACGTCGAGCGCCGGGTCGTCGCACAGCTGCTGTCGCTGATGGACGGCCTCGAAGAACGCGGACAGGTGGTCGTCATCGGCGCGACCAACCGCGTTGACGCGATCGATCCCGCGCTGCGCCGCGGGGGGCGGTTCGACCGGGAGATCGAGATCGGCGTCCCCGACCGGGACGGCCGCAAGGAGATCCTCCAGGTCCACACCCGGAACATGCCCCTCGCCGACAGCGTCGACCTCGACGAGTACGCCGAGAACACCCACGGCTTCGTCGGCGCCGACCTCGAGAGCCTCGCAAAGGAGGCGGCGATGACCGCACTCCGGCGGATCCGCCCGCAGCTGGACCTCGAGAGCGAGGAGATCGACGCCGAGGTGCTCGAGTCGATACAGGTCCGGAAAAGCGACTTCAAGGAGTCGCTGAAAGGGATCGAACCCTCGGCGCTCCGGGAGGTGTTCGTGGAGGTCCCCGACGTCACCTGGGAGGACGTCGGCGGCCTCGCGGACACCAAAGAACGCCTCCGCGAGACGATCCAGTGGCCCCTCGAGTATCCCGAGGTGTTCGAGGAGCTCGACATCCAGTCGGCCAAGGGCGTCCTGATGTATGGACCGCCGGGGACGGGCAAGACCCTGCTCGCGAAGGCGGTCGCCAACGAGGCCGAGTCGAACTTCATCTCGATCAAGGGGCCCGAACTGCTCAACAAGTTCGTCGGCGAGTCGGAGAAGGGCGTCCGCGAGGTGTTCTCGAAGGCCCGCGAGAACGCCCCGACGATCGTCTTCTTCGACGAGATCGATTCGATCGCGAGCGAGCGCGGCAGCCACACCGGCGATTCGGGCGTCTCCGAGCGCGTCGTCTCCCAGTTGCTGACGGAACTGGACGGGCTGGAGGCGCTGGAAGACGTCGTGGTGATCGCGACGACCAACCGGCCTGACCTGATCGACTCGGCGCTGTTGCGCCCCGGCCGGCTCGACCGTCACGTCCACGTGCCCGTTCCCGACGAGGAGGCCCGCCGGGCGATCATCGAGGTTCACACTCGAGAGAAGCCACTGGCGGACGACGTCGACCTCGACTCGCTGGCCCGGCGGACGGAGGGGTACGTCGGCGCCGATCTCGAGGCGGTGTGTCGCGAGGCCGCAATGGCCGCCTCCCGGGAGTTCGTCCACAGCGTCTCCCCCGAGGAGGTCGGCGAGTCGGTCGGCAACGTTCGGATCACCGCCGACCACTTCGAGCAGGCGCTCGACGAGGTGAACCCGAGCGTCACCCCCGAAACCCGGGAGCGCTACGAGGAGATCGAACGGCAGTTCAAAAAGAGCGACGTCGAACGCGACGACGCCGAACTGGGCCGGACGTTCCAGTAG
- a CDS encoding CBS domain-containing protein: protein MDIADIVSTEYVEFTPDARVSKLVGTFEDPSVKGVVVREEGGDVEGVVTRRQLASSYHPPDEKLGSLVWHVPQLAPDEDVRKVARLMTGSDSQFLPVIDGGELVGVVTADGVLGAVEPFLDSATVADVYSEDLVSVAPDSTFGEALHVLRDNRIAHLPVVDDGDAVGILSLYDVMGVVVRSEGKSQGGDAAGTDPFGGEIAHSAGRTRRGGYGAREGELARMLELPVRDVMVSPVRTIAPDRTLQEAVGEMFDVGGSALVVVDDGGANGIVTKTDVLEALTWEAEGTRAVQLYGSDLLDDMSYPEVVEMVDSFDQRDGNMTVLDARIHLHEHDETLRGTPLLLARIRLHTDRGLYMASGEGYGASHAIGEAREVLQRRIQDRKTYGKSKKPRDEEFWEKRFGWWLEG, encoded by the coding sequence ATGGATATTGCCGACATCGTATCGACGGAGTACGTAGAGTTTACGCCCGACGCACGGGTCTCGAAGCTGGTCGGGACCTTCGAGGATCCGTCGGTCAAAGGGGTCGTCGTTCGCGAGGAAGGCGGGGACGTCGAGGGGGTGGTAACGAGACGGCAGCTCGCGAGCTCCTATCACCCTCCCGATGAGAAGCTCGGGTCGCTCGTGTGGCACGTTCCACAGCTCGCGCCCGACGAGGACGTCCGCAAGGTCGCTCGGCTGATGACTGGAAGCGATTCCCAGTTCCTCCCCGTAATCGACGGCGGTGAACTGGTCGGCGTCGTCACTGCCGACGGCGTTCTCGGTGCGGTCGAACCGTTCCTCGATTCGGCCACCGTCGCCGACGTCTACAGCGAGGATCTCGTTTCGGTGGCCCCCGACTCGACGTTCGGAGAGGCGTTGCACGTGCTCCGCGACAACCGGATCGCCCACCTTCCGGTGGTCGACGACGGGGACGCGGTCGGTATCCTCAGCCTGTACGACGTCATGGGGGTCGTCGTCAGATCCGAGGGGAAAAGCCAGGGCGGGGACGCCGCCGGCACCGATCCCTTCGGCGGGGAGATCGCCCACAGCGCCGGCCGAACCAGGCGCGGCGGCTACGGCGCACGGGAAGGGGAGCTCGCCCGGATGCTCGAACTCCCGGTCCGGGACGTCATGGTCTCGCCCGTGCGGACGATCGCGCCCGACCGGACGCTACAGGAGGCCGTCGGGGAGATGTTCGACGTCGGCGGCTCGGCGCTCGTCGTCGTCGACGACGGAGGGGCGAACGGGATCGTCACGAAGACCGACGTGTTGGAGGCGCTCACCTGGGAGGCCGAAGGGACGCGGGCGGTCCAGCTGTACGGCAGCGACCTGCTGGACGACATGAGCTACCCGGAGGTCGTGGAGATGGTCGATTCGTTCGACCAGCGGGACGGGAACATGACGGTGCTCGACGCGAGGATCCACCTCCACGAGCACGATGAGACGCTGCGAGGGACGCCGCTTTTGCTCGCGCGAATCCGTCTGCACACGGACCGCGGGCTGTACATGGCATCCGGGGAGGGGTACGGCGCGAGCCACGCCATCGGCGAGGCGCGCGAGGTGCTCCAGCGGCGGATCCAGGACCGGAAGACCTACGGCAAGAGCAAGAAGCCGCGGGACGAGGAGTTCTGGGAGAAACGGTTCGGCTGGTGGCTCGAAGGCTGA
- a CDS encoding helix-turn-helix domain-containing protein: MSGIRAAFVVRNATGCPLARASSEIDGPIDGVTRSSRVESGAVIEEFELTTPEGTESLSDEEIRKVFSADGIDVYRFRRETADDCVCEVVERSGTPISAIRAENGALFLWLYASDVEAVRSVVSDLQAAFDDVRLRHLVRENDGAGDDYVLVNRSRLTERQREVVRTAFAMGYFDYDSGTNAGDVAEALGISHSTFAEHLAAAQTKLLEPILSD, from the coding sequence ATGAGCGGAATACGGGCGGCCTTCGTCGTTCGCAACGCGACGGGATGTCCCCTCGCTCGTGCTTCCAGTGAGATCGACGGGCCGATCGATGGCGTGACGCGGTCCTCTCGCGTCGAGTCGGGCGCCGTCATCGAGGAGTTCGAATTGACCACGCCGGAGGGTACCGAGTCGCTTTCCGATGAGGAGATCCGCAAGGTGTTCTCCGCCGACGGGATCGACGTCTATCGGTTCAGGCGAGAGACGGCCGACGACTGCGTCTGTGAGGTGGTCGAACGCTCGGGGACGCCCATCTCGGCGATCCGCGCGGAGAACGGCGCGCTTTTCCTGTGGCTGTACGCGTCCGACGTGGAAGCGGTCAGATCCGTGGTGTCAGACCTCCAGGCGGCCTTCGACGACGTTCGACTGCGCCACCTCGTGCGGGAGAACGACGGCGCAGGTGACGATTACGTGCTCGTCAACCGAAGCCGGCTCACCGAGCGCCAGCGCGAGGTGGTCCGGACCGCCTTCGCGATGGGCTATTTCGATTACGACAGTGGGACGAACGCGGGCGATGTCGCGGAGGCGCTGGGGATCAGCCACTCGACGTTCGCAGAACACCTCGCGGCCGCCCAGACGAAACTCCTCGAGCCGATCCTCTCAGACTGA
- a CDS encoding SRPBCC family protein, translating to MDEIRVSAVVYVPREEAFEFLLDFPGYAEYSQYLETVETYEGDGGPGTRYGLTFSWWQLSYTAHSKVTDVDPPDRIDWRLTKDIDAYGYWHVDPLELDPGETLKTDAAAVSGNPEGEACEVTFQVFFDPDSARAGVFDLPELVSFDWVLSKVLPRIQREAERIVSRAVADLEGKPRAVELDVHVDSQRL from the coding sequence GTGGACGAAATTCGCGTCTCCGCAGTCGTGTACGTGCCCCGGGAGGAGGCGTTCGAGTTTTTGCTTGACTTCCCCGGATACGCGGAATATTCACAGTACCTCGAAACAGTCGAAACGTACGAGGGTGACGGCGGTCCGGGAACCCGCTACGGTCTCACGTTCTCGTGGTGGCAGCTGTCCTACACCGCCCACTCGAAGGTAACCGACGTCGATCCGCCGGACCGGATCGACTGGCGACTCACGAAGGACATCGACGCGTACGGCTACTGGCACGTCGATCCCCTTGAGCTGGATCCCGGGGAGACGTTGAAAACCGACGCGGCGGCCGTCTCCGGCAACCCGGAAGGGGAAGCCTGCGAGGTGACGTTCCAGGTGTTTTTCGACCCGGACTCCGCCCGTGCGGGCGTGTTCGACCTCCCGGAACTGGTCTCCTTCGACTGGGTGCTCTCGAAGGTGCTCCCCCGGATCCAACGGGAGGCCGAACGGATCGTCTCCCGTGCGGTCGCCGATCTCGAAGGAAAACCTCGCGCGGTCGAACTCGACGTACACGTCGACTCACAGCGGCTGTAG
- the msrA gene encoding peptide-methionine (S)-S-oxide reductase MsrA: protein MSDSLETATFGGGCFWCIEAAFEELAGVETVTSGYAGGHTEDPTYEEVCTGNTGHAEVVQVEYDPDVIDYQELIEVFFTVHDPTQLNRQGPDVGTQYRSIVLYHDDTQRRIAEEFVDALDRVYDDDVVTELEPIETFYRAEEKHQNYFAKNPNDAYCTFHAQPKVEKVREKFDAKPAN, encoded by the coding sequence ATGAGCGATTCACTCGAAACTGCGACGTTCGGCGGGGGCTGCTTCTGGTGCATCGAGGCCGCCTTCGAAGAACTCGCCGGCGTCGAAACCGTCACCTCCGGCTACGCCGGCGGACACACCGAGGATCCCACCTACGAGGAAGTCTGTACGGGGAACACCGGCCACGCCGAGGTGGTGCAGGTGGAGTACGACCCCGACGTGATCGACTACCAGGAACTGATCGAGGTGTTCTTCACCGTTCACGACCCGACGCAGTTGAACCGCCAGGGGCCCGACGTCGGCACTCAGTACCGGTCGATCGTGCTGTACCACGACGACACCCAGCGTCGAATCGCCGAGGAGTTCGTCGACGCGCTCGACCGGGTGTACGACGACGACGTCGTGACCGAACTCGAGCCCATCGAAACGTTCTACCGGGCCGAAGAGAAGCATCAGAACTACTTCGCGAAGAATCCGAACGACGCCTACTGTACGTTCCACGCACAGCCCAAAGTAGAGAAAGTGCGGGAAAAGTTCGACGCAAAACCCGCGAACTGA
- the gnd gene encoding phosphogluconate dehydrogenase (NAD(+)-dependent, decarboxylating) has protein sequence MELGVIGLGRMGQIVVDRLLDAGHEVVAYDVSPEATAAAAELGATPADSVAELCDRLAEPKRIWLMVPAGDPVDETLAELEPHLTDEDVVVDGGNSHFEASVRRAQSTDAAYLDCGTSGGPAGAELGFSLMVGGPAWAYEELVPAFDAVATGTEGHNRMGESGSGHYVKMVHNGVEYALMQAYGEGFELLQEGRYDLDLEAVARTWNNGAVIRSWLLELCEEAFREEGSDLGDVADHVAGGSTGTWTVQESLEQEVPLPLIYTALSERFGSRADARFSRRLANRLRYGFGRHEVARRDG, from the coding sequence ATGGAACTGGGCGTCATCGGACTCGGACGCATGGGACAGATCGTCGTCGATCGGCTGCTGGACGCGGGACACGAGGTTGTTGCGTACGACGTTTCGCCGGAGGCGACCGCTGCGGCCGCGGAGCTGGGGGCGACTCCCGCCGACTCGGTCGCGGAGCTCTGTGATCGCCTCGCGGAGCCGAAACGGATCTGGCTGATGGTACCTGCGGGCGATCCGGTCGACGAAACGCTGGCGGAACTGGAGCCGCACCTTACCGACGAGGACGTCGTCGTCGACGGCGGCAACTCCCACTTCGAGGCGTCGGTCCGCCGCGCGCAGTCGACGGACGCGGCGTATCTCGACTGTGGTACCTCCGGTGGTCCGGCGGGTGCGGAGCTGGGGTTTTCGCTCATGGTCGGCGGTCCCGCGTGGGCCTACGAGGAACTCGTCCCGGCGTTCGACGCGGTCGCGACCGGTACCGAAGGACACAATCGCATGGGCGAGTCGGGATCCGGTCACTACGTGAAGATGGTCCACAACGGAGTCGAGTACGCGCTGATGCAGGCGTACGGCGAAGGATTCGAACTCCTCCAGGAAGGGCGATACGATCTGGATCTCGAGGCGGTCGCCCGGACCTGGAACAACGGCGCGGTGATCCGGTCGTGGCTGCTGGAGCTGTGCGAGGAGGCGTTTCGCGAGGAAGGGAGCGACCTGGGGGACGTCGCCGACCACGTCGCCGGCGGCTCGACGGGCACCTGGACGGTCCAGGAGTCGCTGGAACAGGAGGTGCCGCTGCCGCTGATCTACACCGCGCTTTCCGAGCGGTTCGGCTCCCGGGCGGACGCCCGGTTCTCCCGCCGCCTCGCAAACCGGCTGCGGTACGGCTTCGGCCGGCACGAGGTCGCACGGCGGGACGGTTAG
- the hflX gene encoding GTPase HflX, translating into MKAVLAKRVDSGTADLTEIEDLAVSAGYDVVGRLTQTRTEDAAYHFGEGKVDELAELVDRTDADAVIIDNEVGPYQTFNLGQKLPEGVEVVDRFTLILDIFGQRANTRTAQLQVELAQLRYELPRAEAKASLAKRDERPGFMGLGEYDESRERDIKRQISEIREELESIADKERSRREQRRDSGFDLVALAGYTNAGKSTLLRQLAAELDVDENVDRHPDLATTAESEDRLFTTLGTTTRRAKMQRRDVLLTDTVGFISDLPHWLVESFQSTLDSVYRADLVLLVVDAGEPTQTMREKLVTSHDTLYERNEAPIVTVFNKIDRISDEELAEKRAAMSDIAPNPVAVSAKTGAGIDRLRERVEEELPDWHRERLLLPLSEATMGVVSWIHDNAHVKEETYSEEYVTLEFEARPAVVSKARAKAAEIAPAESV; encoded by the coding sequence ATGAAGGCAGTGCTCGCAAAGCGCGTCGACAGCGGCACGGCCGATCTGACGGAGATCGAGGATCTCGCGGTTTCCGCGGGATACGACGTGGTGGGTCGACTCACCCAGACCCGGACGGAGGACGCGGCGTACCACTTCGGCGAGGGGAAGGTCGACGAACTCGCCGAGCTGGTCGACCGGACGGACGCCGATGCCGTCATCATCGACAACGAAGTCGGTCCGTATCAGACGTTCAACCTCGGACAGAAGCTTCCGGAAGGCGTCGAAGTAGTCGACCGGTTCACGCTGATCCTCGACATCTTCGGGCAGCGGGCCAACACCCGAACGGCGCAGTTACAGGTAGAGCTGGCACAGCTGCGATACGAACTGCCGCGTGCGGAGGCGAAAGCGAGCCTGGCAAAACGCGACGAGCGGCCCGGATTTATGGGGCTGGGGGAGTACGACGAGTCCCGGGAACGGGACATCAAGCGCCAGATTTCCGAGATCCGCGAGGAGCTCGAATCGATCGCGGACAAAGAGCGGTCCCGTCGCGAGCAGCGTCGCGACTCCGGGTTCGATCTGGTCGCGCTGGCCGGCTACACCAACGCGGGGAAGTCGACGCTGTTGCGCCAGCTCGCAGCGGAGTTGGACGTCGACGAAAACGTGGACCGTCACCCCGACCTGGCGACGACGGCCGAATCCGAAGACAGGCTGTTTACGACGCTCGGGACGACGACACGCCGGGCGAAGATGCAGCGGCGGGACGTGTTGCTGACGGACACCGTGGGCTTCATTTCGGATCTGCCACACTGGCTCGTCGAGTCGTTCCAGTCGACGCTGGACTCCGTCTACCGGGCCGACCTGGTGTTGCTCGTCGTCGACGCGGGGGAGCCGACCCAGACGATGCGCGAGAAGCTCGTTACCTCCCACGACACCCTCTATGAACGCAACGAGGCACCGATCGTCACCGTGTTCAACAAGATCGATCGGATTAGCGACGAGGAACTCGCGGAGAAACGCGCTGCGATGTCGGACATCGCCCCGAACCCGGTGGCCGTGTCGGCGAAAACCGGCGCCGGGATCGACCGCCTGCGCGAGCGCGTCGAGGAGGAACTACCCGACTGGCACCGGGAACGGCTGTTGTTGCCTCTCTCGGAGGCGACGATGGGCGTCGTCTCCTGGATCCACGACAACGCGCACGTAAAAGAGGAGACCTACTCCGAGGAGTACGTCACCCTGGAGTTCGAGGCCAGACCGGCAGTCGTCTCGAAGGCCCGGGCGAAAGCCGCCGAGATCGCGCCGGCCGAATCAGTCTGA
- a CDS encoding Hsp20/alpha crystallin family protein yields MNQQLQIDRDGGFLRRYNYGDRVVIAADLSVADEAVDVDVVGDTAIVVIEHDGGIGESELDLPHGETSATVNNGVLTIEIETDRTEDAIGSGDDSTELDENA; encoded by the coding sequence ATGAACCAACAGCTACAGATCGATCGTGACGGCGGATTCCTGCGCCGGTACAACTACGGCGATCGGGTCGTCATCGCCGCCGACCTCTCCGTCGCAGACGAGGCGGTCGACGTCGACGTCGTCGGCGACACCGCCATCGTCGTGATCGAACACGACGGGGGGATCGGCGAGTCCGAACTCGATCTCCCGCACGGCGAGACCAGCGCCACGGTCAACAACGGCGTGCTTACGATCGAGATCGAAACGGATCGGACCGAAGACGCTATCGGATCAGGCGACGATTCGACCGAACTGGACGAGAACGCATGA
- the cdd gene encoding cytidine deaminase — protein sequence MEETGSGAEPLIERAREALANAHVPYSEYRVGAALETTDGAVYTGCNIENANYSNSLHAEEVALAAAVSDGHTDFNRIAVASSARDGVTPCGMCRQTLAEFCDESFSVLCDEGDGEPKSEYTLGELLPNTISQDTLEAASETDDDR from the coding sequence ATGGAGGAAACTGGCTCCGGCGCCGAACCGCTGATCGAGCGCGCCCGGGAGGCGCTCGCGAACGCACACGTCCCCTATTCGGAGTACCGGGTCGGCGCGGCGCTGGAAACGACAGACGGTGCGGTGTACACCGGTTGCAACATCGAGAACGCGAACTACTCGAACAGCCTCCACGCCGAGGAGGTCGCACTCGCAGCCGCGGTGAGCGACGGCCACACCGACTTCAACAGGATCGCGGTGGCCTCGAGCGCCCGGGACGGGGTCACCCCCTGTGGAATGTGTCGCCAGACGCTCGCGGAGTTTTGCGACGAGTCGTTTTCGGTGCTGTGCGACGAGGGCGACGGGGAGCCGAAAAGCGAGTACACGCTGGGCGAGCTGCTACCGAACACCATCTCACAGGACACCCTCGAGGCGGCGAGCGAAACCGACGACGACCGCTAA
- a CDS encoding alpha/beta hydrolase: MQRVRHHGREIAYRVSDRGGTGPSLLCVHGSGGSHGVWKSQSRLADRYPIVSLDLSGHGESDDVDANAGVESLSAYAADVEAVAEETGADVLVGNSLGGAVAMWVTLEREFDPAGLVLVGTGAKLSVLEDLLVWLSEDFDRAVDFLHARNRLFHDPDERLLELSRESMEAAGRAVTERDFRTCHAFDVRDRLDGIDVPSLAVVGEHDKLTPPWYHEFLAEEIPDCGLAHVEDAAHLAMLEQPTAFNAALEEFLSRL; this comes from the coding sequence ATGCAACGAGTGCGCCACCACGGGCGGGAGATCGCCTATCGGGTGTCCGACCGGGGCGGGACGGGGCCGTCGCTTCTGTGTGTCCACGGCAGCGGGGGAAGCCACGGCGTCTGGAAGAGCCAGTCCCGGCTGGCGGATCGCTACCCAATCGTCTCGCTGGACCTTTCGGGACACGGCGAGAGCGACGACGTCGACGCCAACGCCGGGGTCGAGTCGCTTTCGGCGTACGCGGCGGACGTCGAGGCGGTCGCCGAGGAGACGGGCGCGGACGTGCTCGTCGGCAACTCGCTCGGGGGGGCGGTCGCCATGTGGGTCACACTCGAGCGCGAATTCGATCCTGCCGGGCTCGTACTGGTCGGGACGGGCGCGAAGCTCTCGGTGCTCGAGGACCTGCTCGTGTGGCTCTCGGAGGACTTCGATCGGGCCGTCGACTTCCTCCACGCCCGGAACCGACTGTTTCACGATCCCGACGAGCGGTTGCTCGAACTCTCGCGGGAGTCGATGGAAGCTGCCGGACGGGCAGTCACCGAACGGGACTTCCGGACCTGCCACGCGTTCGACGTTCGAGACCGCCTCGATGGAATCGACGTACCTTCGCTTGCAGTCGTCGGGGAACACGACAAGCTCACTCCGCCGTGGTATCACGAGTTCCTGGCCGAGGAGATCCCCGACTGCGGACTAGCCCACGTCGAGGACGCCGCCCACCTCGCGATGCTCGAACAGCCGACCGCGTTCAACGCCGCACTCGAGGAGTTCCTCTCGCGACTGTAG
- a CDS encoding lactonase family protein gives MRPPKRRDVVKAAAGGLVLGTIPGSAAGRSERSDTAPGNGPGYEIWAADQGTNTLYVYRPHRRGRGEPEFRLQDVVDLGARGIETPHMISYSSDYQYALTANTGSGDVAVIHTPSKRVVDVIDTGPGSHFAGFTPDDRHIQVDVIGEGTIKRVDADLRHEEFEIVDEINVASEIEELVGDRYGEFDEDDGELRPICHDYTADGYSYHTLGPSYHNAGLAILDAETFELEAAFPPTDVPTNCGTIAHPERDRFYLTAGLPSDPDDDLEGVGEWYVFDTEVHRPIDTEGNTVGESQTIEPEAIARDSGGVDAHGFWFAETDELELWLLNRETNDGIVVDPSDDDATEPDDDTVERIEKFGPNTEVPPDGDSPDIMWSSPDDEYMFVTLRGPNPLSGDPHAATGVNPGFSVLDIETREIVEVVRPAPGDENSDFHGIGVRPVDGASNRGR, from the coding sequence ATGCGACCACCAAAACGACGCGACGTCGTGAAAGCGGCGGCAGGAGGCCTCGTTCTCGGAACGATTCCAGGATCGGCTGCCGGACGATCCGAGCGGTCGGACACCGCCCCCGGGAACGGTCCGGGATACGAGATCTGGGCGGCGGATCAGGGGACGAACACGCTGTACGTCTATCGTCCCCACAGGCGCGGGCGTGGCGAACCCGAGTTCCGTCTTCAGGACGTCGTCGATCTGGGTGCTCGGGGAATCGAAACGCCTCACATGATTTCCTACTCCTCCGACTATCAGTACGCCCTGACCGCAAACACCGGATCCGGTGACGTAGCCGTCATTCACACGCCGAGCAAGCGAGTCGTCGACGTGATCGACACGGGCCCGGGGAGCCACTTTGCGGGCTTTACACCGGACGACAGACACATCCAGGTCGACGTGATCGGCGAAGGGACGATCAAACGCGTCGATGCGGATCTCCGACACGAGGAGTTCGAAATCGTCGACGAAATCAACGTCGCAAGCGAAATCGAGGAGCTGGTCGGGGACCGATACGGTGAGTTCGATGAAGACGACGGGGAGCTGCGACCGATCTGCCACGACTACACCGCCGACGGCTACTCTTATCACACACTCGGGCCGAGCTACCACAACGCCGGGTTGGCGATCCTCGACGCCGAGACGTTCGAACTCGAGGCGGCGTTCCCGCCCACGGACGTTCCGACGAACTGCGGGACGATCGCCCATCCGGAACGGGATCGATTCTACCTCACTGCGGGGCTCCCGTCGGATCCGGACGACGACCTCGAGGGCGTCGGCGAGTGGTACGTCTTCGATACGGAGGTTCACCGACCGATCGACACCGAGGGGAATACTGTCGGCGAGAGCCAGACAATCGAGCCCGAAGCTATCGCCCGAGACTCGGGCGGGGTCGACGCGCACGGCTTCTGGTTCGCAGAAACCGACGAACTCGAACTGTGGCTCCTCAACAGGGAGACGAACGACGGAATAGTCGTCGATCCGTCCGACGACGATGCAACGGAGCCGGACGACGACACCGTCGAGAGGATCGAAAAGTTCGGGCCCAACACCGAGGTGCCGCCCGACGGCGACTCCCCCGACATCATGTGGAGTTCCCCCGACGACGAATACATGTTCGTCACGCTCCGGGGACCGAACCCACTTTCGGGCGATCCGCACGCCGCGACGGGTGTCAACCCCGGGTTCTCGGTGCTCGACATCGAAACGCGGGAGATCGTCGAGGTCGTTCGGCCGGCTCCGGGCGACGAAAACAGCGATTTCCACGGCATCGGCGTCCGCCCAGTCGACGGCGCGTCGAACCGCGGACGGTAG